Proteins found in one Streptomyces sp. NBC_00461 genomic segment:
- a CDS encoding exo-beta-N-acetylmuramidase NamZ family protein — MRLSRRALLAATTAATSLSAAPPATAAPRKPLRTGFEQLAATDYAQLSGQRCGIVTNPTGVTRDVRHIVDVMHADPRVKLTAVFGPEHGFRGTAQAGGSEGRYDDPATGLPVYDTYLKSGRPLADVFTASGVDTVVFDIQDVGARFYTYIWTLYDCMEAARLAGKRFVVLDRPNPVTGRAARGPVLHKEFATFIGRQPISQAHGMTVAELARLFNGEFLETPVPLETVLMTGWKRSEFYDAWSLPWVPPSPNMPTPDSALVYSGTCMFEGTNLSEGRGTTRPFELLGAEGIDGRWAAAVGELGLPGVHFREAYFAPTFSKFQGRTVGGVQIHVHDRAAYDPVRTGVALLVTAKKVWSGFGWRPDNWIDKLTGSTRVRTAIDAGASADEVVAGWQEELAAFRRIRKEYLLYG, encoded by the coding sequence ATGCGCCTATCCAGACGAGCCCTCCTCGCAGCGACAACGGCAGCAACATCACTCTCAGCGGCACCCCCGGCCACCGCAGCCCCGCGCAAACCCCTCCGCACCGGCTTCGAACAACTGGCGGCAACCGACTACGCCCAGCTCAGCGGCCAGCGATGCGGCATCGTCACCAATCCCACCGGCGTCACCCGAGACGTCCGTCACATCGTCGACGTGATGCACGCGGACCCCCGCGTCAAGCTGACGGCCGTCTTCGGCCCCGAACACGGCTTCCGCGGCACCGCGCAGGCCGGCGGCTCCGAGGGCCGCTACGACGACCCGGCCACCGGGCTCCCCGTCTACGACACGTATCTCAAGAGCGGCCGGCCCCTCGCCGACGTCTTCACGGCGTCCGGTGTCGACACCGTCGTCTTCGACATCCAGGACGTCGGCGCGCGCTTCTACACGTACATCTGGACGCTGTACGACTGCATGGAGGCCGCCCGGCTCGCCGGCAAACGCTTCGTCGTCCTCGACCGGCCGAATCCGGTGACCGGGCGCGCGGCCCGGGGCCCCGTGCTGCACAAGGAGTTCGCGACCTTCATCGGCCGGCAGCCGATCTCCCAGGCGCACGGGATGACCGTGGCCGAGCTGGCGCGGCTGTTCAACGGGGAGTTCCTCGAAACGCCGGTGCCGCTGGAGACCGTCCTGATGACGGGGTGGAAGCGATCGGAGTTCTACGACGCCTGGTCGCTGCCCTGGGTGCCGCCGAGCCCGAACATGCCGACGCCCGACTCCGCCCTGGTCTACTCGGGGACCTGCATGTTCGAGGGCACGAACCTGTCGGAGGGGCGCGGTACGACCCGCCCGTTCGAACTGCTCGGCGCGGAGGGCATCGACGGGCGGTGGGCGGCGGCGGTCGGTGAACTGGGCCTGCCCGGCGTGCACTTCAGGGAGGCGTACTTCGCGCCGACCTTCTCCAAGTTCCAGGGCAGGACGGTCGGCGGCGTGCAGATCCATGTGCACGACCGGGCCGCGTACGACCCCGTGCGTACCGGTGTCGCACTGCTGGTGACCGCCAAGAAGGTGTGGAGCGGCTTCGGTTGGCGGCCGGACAACTGGATCGACAAGCTCACGGGCTCCACGCGCGTACGTACGGCGATCGACGCGGGCGCGAGCGCCGACGAGGTGGTGGCGGGCTGGCAGGAGGAGCTGGCGGCGTTCCGGCGGATTCGAAAGGAATACCTCCTCTACGGATGA
- a CDS encoding serine-threonine protein kinase: protein MAQPAMSVSPFWELTFDADGDVDRPERDRLLAEVTRRGVRDLIVFAHGWNNDRSGATRLYSSFFAPIPDLAPTARLGYVGVLWPSMRFSDEPIPDFPRSVAADAPAHPALDKDTRHALLETFPGRATVIDQLARLLDQHTGEEAELAEFGRLVRLLVEVVPPGPQPLFAADTLANGAPQSEPDMFSRPAAEVCEEFAQALAQLEPPGGQASFTLPNPWDGAHELLRQATYYAMKRRAGTVGERGLGRVIGQLASSAPDVRVHLVGHSFGGRLVSFALRGLPEGVHTVKSVTLFQGAFSHYAFAARLPHDPHAGGVLQGQQNRIDGPLVCCYSHFDSALGTIYPLASRMANDAQGVAEGFDIAGMLGAKWGAMGHDGVQAVPGTRACTLADVLGSGLPASGCVNVDAAAVIRKGGPPSGAHSDIVHRELAEVVLAAGRVR from the coding sequence ATGGCACAGCCGGCAATGAGCGTGTCTCCCTTCTGGGAGCTGACCTTCGACGCGGACGGGGACGTCGACCGGCCGGAGCGGGACCGGCTGCTGGCCGAGGTCACCCGGCGCGGCGTCCGTGACCTGATCGTCTTCGCGCACGGCTGGAACAACGACCGCTCGGGCGCGACCCGCCTCTACAGCAGCTTCTTCGCGCCGATCCCCGACCTCGCGCCGACGGCCAGGCTCGGGTACGTGGGCGTCCTGTGGCCGTCGATGCGGTTCTCCGACGAGCCCATCCCGGACTTCCCGCGGTCCGTCGCGGCCGACGCGCCGGCGCATCCCGCGCTCGACAAGGACACACGGCACGCGCTGCTGGAGACCTTCCCCGGCCGGGCCACCGTGATCGACCAGCTCGCCCGGCTGCTGGACCAGCACACGGGCGAGGAGGCCGAGCTGGCGGAGTTCGGGCGGCTGGTACGGCTGCTCGTGGAGGTGGTACCGCCGGGGCCTCAACCGCTGTTCGCCGCGGACACCCTGGCGAACGGGGCGCCGCAGAGCGAGCCGGACATGTTCTCGCGGCCCGCGGCGGAGGTCTGCGAGGAGTTCGCGCAGGCGCTGGCGCAGCTCGAACCCCCGGGCGGACAGGCCTCGTTCACCCTGCCCAACCCCTGGGACGGTGCGCACGAACTGCTGCGGCAGGCGACGTACTACGCGATGAAGCGGCGCGCGGGGACGGTCGGCGAGCGCGGGCTCGGCCGGGTGATCGGGCAGCTCGCCTCGTCGGCGCCGGACGTGCGTGTGCACCTGGTCGGGCACAGCTTCGGCGGCCGGCTGGTGTCGTTCGCGCTGCGCGGTCTGCCCGAGGGAGTGCACACGGTGAAGTCGGTGACGCTGTTCCAAGGGGCCTTCTCGCACTACGCGTTCGCGGCCCGGCTGCCGCACGACCCACATGCGGGAGGCGTGCTGCAGGGCCAGCAGAACCGTATCGACGGCCCCCTGGTGTGCTGTTACTCCCACTTCGACTCGGCGCTCGGCACGATCTACCCGCTGGCCTCCCGCATGGCGAACGACGCGCAGGGCGTGGCCGAGGGCTTCGACATCGCGGGGATGCTGGGCGCCAAGTGGGGTGCCATGGGACACGACGGCGTGCAGGCGGTGCCCGGCACGCGTGCGTGCACGCTCGCGGACGTCCTCGGCTCCGGTCTGCCCGCCTCGGGGTGCGTCAACGTCGACGCGGCGGCCGTGATCAGGAAGGGCGGGCCGCCCTCCGGCGCGCACAGCGACATCGTGCACCGGGAACTGGCCGAGGTGGTGCTGGCGGCGGGCCGCGTCCGCTGA